The segment aaaaGAACAATATTCAGGCACAAAACCTAACAGAACATAATCAGTCAGGGACAAAAAATGGGAGCTCACTGATCACATCCCCAGCTTCAGTCTCAATCGTATCATAAACCCATTTCCTATTGCAGCGACATTCTGGCCCACATTTGTTCGAGTTGCATTTGGGACAAGGATAGAAGCAACCCAGGCAGTCCATTTCCAGGCAATCACAAAAATCTATGTCATTGCAAAGCAGCCTGCCATGTTTGTCATACTTCTTTGTAAATCtgtgaaagagaacaaaaattattttcagacaaTGCTTCAATGCATTCAGACACTAAATCAAACACATGGAAAACATACGTACAAGTATTTAGTCTTTAATAAACtcacagcaaaatgaaatacaagCATTACACCCTAATTGCAACAGCCATTGGTACTAAAAAATGAATGCCATACTATATCAAAATTTCCTTAAagtcacacagaaaaatcttgttttccCAATATGGCTTTCAAGAAATCATTCTGCAAAATACAATGCTTTTATTAATTTCGTTTAGGTTCAGTGAACAGCCTACCagccattttttaaagtaaatcaGGTAATAAATTAGAGGTCTTACTTGGActcataaaaaaaattttgtttcatcTGTGACATgcatgctttctttttctgctgtctaGTTTCAGGATTGAAGTCCGCTACCTGAGGTCCTGGATTTTGAAAGGCTAAGCATTTTAGTTGTTTCTCGAGTTTTTGCTATAAATGAACAACAGAAAGTTTGTAATTAGTACAATTGGAAACATATTTATCAGCTGCCAAGTGTCCTCAATGGCTTCTGAAtgacattaaaattaatattcctGATAACTTATAAGATCATATTGattgtttaaaatgtttgcttgtCTGACTATTAACCAAGTATTCCTTTTACCAACTGTGATGCCTGACTGGGGATGGAACAATCATGACTCTGAACACATTACTCTGGTACAGCGGCATGGAGTTTGCAAGTTGCCATGTGAGAGGCAGAATTATGTATTtgttcttcatcttcatctaaaatgtaaaaacaaGTACTACGATTATAAGCATCTCAAATGGATTCAGTCTTATTTTCACTGTTCCCTCAGATGCCTAGAAACTATCTATGTCCAAACAATCTGAGGGCAAGAAAAATGTCTGAAGGAGCAACTAGTACAGTAAGGAAACATTTGCGCAAGCAAGaagtatgagaaaaaaaaactccaacacaTAGACAGAAACAAAGAAGCTCAACTGAGCAAGGTTTTCTGAGAAATAGGAGGATGCATTTTTCTGCCAATTTTATGGAATTCATGTTTACAATTAGTTAAAACTGCTGAATACTTTTGGAAACTAAAATATAATCTCTGTATTACCATTCCATGTAGTCCACATACGTTGACAGATATTTCTAAAGTCACTGCAAACATAAGCATCATGTCAAACAATTTCCCTTTGGACAATGACTGTAAGCTTTGACACTTATCATTCATTATGTAAAGGCACAAAAATACatacaaatttatatttttctcctgttatGTAAATGGAGCTGCCTTGCCATCTCTTAGCTTCCCTGGAGGGTGTCATTCCCATCAGAGTTCACAGTGATTTTCCACAAACAACTGAGCCCTTTCACTGTTTCTCAGGGGAAAGCAGTGGCCATTCAGCCCAATCTGCTGATACAATGATTCAGGAATGTCCATGCACTTGAGTGCACTTTTTCCCAAGGTGGTGATGCTGTGCATCTTCAGCTGCATTCTCCTGAAAACATACAGGGCAATCTCATGTACCTTATTCAGACATGTCTGCTTTGGATTCTGGGGTAGATTTTTCAGCATCATCACCATTCATGATCATAAATAATGCAATTTGCAGTTGCAAAGGAATAATATGGTATGGTG is part of the Camarhynchus parvulus chromosome Z, STF_HiC, whole genome shotgun sequence genome and harbors:
- the ARL14EPL gene encoding ARL14 effector protein-like, with product MSDLVEENCKKSYSSQETSAENNVSPAEDCSIRRKNVQKLEKQLKCLAFQNPGPQVADFNPETRQQKKKACMSQMKQNFFYESKFTKKYDKHGRLLCNDIDFCDCLEMDCLGCFYPCPKCNSNKCGPECRCNRKWVYDTIETEAGDVISELPFFVPD